From a single Mesorhizobium shangrilense genomic region:
- a CDS encoding antibiotic biosynthesis monooxygenase, whose product MDSISPAVFVAKPEPTIFVVNVIHAHPGKQDEAFRIIQDVVHYVAERKAGFLWSNLAKSTDGLTVVNIEAIQGAGNVDEFFSDPVFVEKFRKLDTVSKSEFHTYTVGDLVLPKLAAVLDGDAA is encoded by the coding sequence ATGGATTCGATTTCCCCCGCCGTTTTTGTGGCCAAGCCCGAACCGACTATCTTCGTCGTGAATGTCATCCACGCTCACCCCGGCAAACAGGACGAGGCTTTCCGCATCATCCAGGATGTCGTGCACTATGTGGCCGAGCGAAAGGCCGGCTTCCTGTGGAGTAACCTGGCCAAAAGCACGGACGGCCTGACCGTCGTCAACATCGAGGCTATTCAGGGAGCGGGCAATGTCGACGAGTTCTTCTCCGACCCCGTCTTCGTCGAGAAGTTCCGCAAGCTCGATACCGTGTCGAAGAGCGAGTTCCACACCTACACAGTCGGCGACCTGGTTCTGCCGAAGCTGGCGGCGGTGCTGGATGGGGATGCGGCCTGA
- the gcvA gene encoding transcriptional regulator GcvA, translated as MPDPLHRLPPLNALRAFEASARHLNFRIAAAELSVTQGAVAQHIRGLEADLGVKLFERLPRGLALTDEGRAFMPNIRRAFDLISEATLLLRPEPARLTISVTPSFATKWLIPKLPEFVTDNPLVDLRIMASESLSSFQADGVDIAVRQGRPPFGAGLIVDLLFPQLLIAVCSPSLLPAGAGEIAAADLRHHVLLHDAHNMWPEFMEKAVGLKMAAEARRMRFNQTGLAIDAAIAGQGIALASRFLVAADLAAGRLVQPLKAGMRGTQDFYVVVPRKQAHPEPTQAVRQWLLGAGAGAL; from the coding sequence ATGCCCGACCCCCTGCATCGCCTGCCGCCGCTGAACGCGCTTCGCGCCTTCGAGGCCTCGGCGCGCCATCTCAACTTTCGCATCGCCGCCGCGGAATTGAGCGTGACGCAGGGTGCTGTCGCGCAACACATACGCGGGCTGGAGGCTGATCTCGGCGTCAAACTGTTCGAGCGGCTGCCGCGCGGCCTGGCGCTGACCGACGAGGGCCGCGCCTTCATGCCGAATATCCGCCGCGCCTTCGACCTGATCTCCGAGGCGACGCTTCTGCTGCGCCCGGAGCCGGCGCGGCTGACGATCAGCGTGACGCCGAGCTTCGCCACCAAATGGCTGATCCCGAAGCTGCCGGAGTTCGTCACTGATAATCCGCTGGTCGATCTGCGCATCATGGCCAGCGAAAGTCTATCAAGCTTCCAGGCCGATGGCGTCGACATCGCCGTGCGGCAGGGCCGTCCGCCCTTCGGCGCCGGCCTCATCGTCGATCTTCTGTTCCCGCAACTACTCATCGCCGTGTGCAGTCCGTCCCTGCTGCCTGCCGGCGCCGGCGAGATCGCGGCCGCCGACCTCCGACACCACGTGCTGCTGCACGATGCGCATAACATGTGGCCGGAATTCATGGAGAAGGCCGTTGGCCTGAAGATGGCCGCCGAAGCGCGCCGCATGCGCTTCAACCAGACGGGGTTGGCCATCGACGCCGCCATCGCCGGCCAGGGCATAGCGCTTGCCAGCCGCTTCCTCGTCGCGGCCGACCTCGCCGCTGGCCGGCTGGTGCAGCCGCTCAAGGCGGGAATGCGCGGCACGCAGGATTTCTATGTCGTGGTACCCCGAAAGCAGGCGCATCCCGAGCCGACACAGGCGGTGCGGCAGTGGCTGCTGGGTGCGGGGGCAGGGGCGTTGTGA
- a CDS encoding EAL domain-containing protein has protein sequence MAEDDKKNRNGTFWARALERAHLGVWDWDITSGDCFYSATWARMLGYEEGELANSSDLWFQLTHPDDRERALASGDRHIAGLSDNIETELRLKHKDGHWVWVLDRGGIVERDADGRPTRLMGVQTDITKQKQAEYQLEQVNARFRLALAASGTGIWHYDIATNKSYWDARTREIFGLVADSDEVAAGLWHTYLHPDDKAATERAHQPPEGSDSVVASQYRIIRRDGEIRHVESLVRFIAAGAAGQILGTVRDITDDKLREQELAYAARHDALTALLNRSAFDRLLAEHIAAGPLAVFYVDLDYFKALNDFAGHAAGDLALKSVARGIVGCLPALAQAARLGGDEFALLVPDCDAAQAERLALALLASVRNADLGSATSRKLAASIGIAFVDDASTTVADALACADDACYAAKAAGRNRFAVFSAETASGSGGLNAARIAAETVDAMEDGRLKLFGQEIHLLGQGWDKIRHVEVLARMVGRNGRLMPPGEFIPVAERFGIASRLDRWIIRTALTQHGPALRAGALTLGFNLSAQTLSDPLLWDFVDGVIEETGAPHSGIGFEITETAAVTNFDAAEQFVRKARERRCRVSLDDFGAGMSSFEYLRRFPVDMIKIDGSFIEHIAESSFDREIVSAITSIARSLGCGVVAEKIERQETLDVLSDMGVAFGQGYLLHRPEPLEAIVARAAGAGPDRRMA, from the coding sequence ATGGCTGAAGACGACAAGAAGAACCGCAACGGAACGTTCTGGGCGCGTGCGCTGGAACGCGCGCATCTTGGCGTCTGGGACTGGGATATCACGAGCGGCGACTGTTTCTATTCCGCCACCTGGGCGCGGATGCTTGGCTATGAGGAAGGCGAGCTTGCCAACTCCAGCGACCTCTGGTTCCAGCTGACCCATCCTGACGACCGCGAGCGGGCCCTGGCCAGCGGCGACCGCCACATTGCGGGCTTGAGCGACAATATCGAGACGGAGCTGAGGCTCAAGCACAAGGATGGCCACTGGGTCTGGGTGCTCGATCGCGGCGGCATTGTCGAGCGCGACGCGGACGGCCGGCCCACCAGGCTGATGGGCGTCCAGACCGACATCACCAAGCAGAAGCAGGCGGAATATCAGCTCGAGCAGGTCAATGCGCGCTTTCGCCTGGCGCTCGCCGCCAGCGGCACCGGCATCTGGCACTACGACATCGCCACCAACAAGAGCTATTGGGACGCCCGCACAAGGGAGATCTTTGGCCTGGTCGCCGACAGCGACGAGGTGGCTGCCGGCCTCTGGCACACCTATCTGCATCCCGATGACAAGGCCGCCACCGAGCGGGCGCATCAGCCGCCGGAGGGCTCGGACAGTGTGGTGGCCTCGCAATACCGCATCATCAGGCGCGACGGCGAAATCCGGCATGTGGAATCGCTGGTGCGCTTCATCGCCGCTGGCGCCGCCGGCCAGATCCTGGGCACGGTGCGCGACATCACCGACGACAAGCTTCGCGAGCAGGAACTGGCCTATGCCGCCCGCCATGATGCGCTGACGGCCCTCTTGAATCGGTCCGCGTTCGACCGGCTGCTGGCCGAGCATATCGCGGCGGGTCCGCTGGCGGTGTTCTATGTCGACCTCGACTATTTCAAGGCGCTCAACGATTTCGCCGGCCATGCCGCCGGCGACCTGGCGCTGAAGAGCGTCGCAAGGGGCATTGTCGGCTGCCTGCCGGCGCTGGCGCAGGCCGCGCGGCTGGGCGGTGACGAATTCGCGCTGCTGGTGCCTGATTGCGATGCCGCGCAGGCCGAGCGGCTGGCCCTCGCTCTGCTCGCTTCGGTGCGCAACGCCGACCTCGGATCGGCCACCTCGCGCAAGCTCGCGGCCAGCATCGGCATCGCCTTTGTCGACGACGCCAGCACCACCGTGGCCGATGCGCTCGCCTGCGCGGATGATGCCTGCTACGCGGCCAAGGCGGCCGGGCGCAACCGCTTCGCGGTGTTCTCGGCCGAGACAGCCTCCGGCTCGGGCGGCCTCAATGCGGCGCGGATCGCCGCCGAGACGGTCGATGCCATGGAAGACGGCAGGCTGAAACTGTTCGGCCAGGAAATCCATCTGCTCGGGCAGGGCTGGGACAAGATCCGCCATGTCGAGGTGCTGGCGCGGATGGTAGGGCGCAATGGCAGGCTGATGCCGCCCGGCGAATTCATCCCGGTGGCCGAGCGCTTCGGCATCGCGTCGCGACTCGACCGCTGGATCATCAGGACGGCACTCACCCAGCATGGTCCGGCGCTGCGCGCCGGCGCGCTGACGCTCGGCTTCAACCTGTCGGCACAGACGCTGAGCGACCCGCTTCTGTGGGATTTCGTCGATGGTGTCATCGAGGAGACCGGAGCGCCGCATTCGGGCATCGGCTTCGAGATCACCGAAACGGCGGCCGTCACCAATTTCGACGCCGCCGAGCAGTTCGTGCGCAAGGCGCGCGAACGGCGCTGCCGCGTCAGCCTCGACGATTTCGGCGCCGGCATGAGTTCGTTCGAATATCTGCGCCGCTTTCCCGTCGACATGATCAAGATCGACGGCTCCTTCATCGAGCATATCGCCGAGAGCAGCTTCGACCGCGAGATCGTCTCGGCCATCACCAGCATCGCCAGGAGCCTCGGCTGTGGCGTGGTGGCGGAAAAGATCGAACGCCAGGAAACGCTGGATGTCCTCAGCGACATGGGCGTGGCTTTTGGCCAGGGGTACCTGTTGCACCGGCCTGAGCCGCTGGAGGCGATTGTTGCGCGGGCAGCGGGGGCGGGGCCGGACAGGCGGATGGCTTAG
- a CDS encoding LacI family DNA-binding transcriptional regulator: protein MEDFSAFVGLSRTTVSKYFNDPGSVRKNTRSAIEVALKKSDFRPSMFAVNLNRRRSNILGVIIPNSTDPFYMALTRRIETIANEAGFLAFVLSSDGRAEMEDQAIQTFKSMNIAGAIIAPLGVQSHHRILAELGASIPLIYVDSPLDETSSFVGTDNRQSFRLIVDYLCRSGAPPCYFAMPLVNNNAQARQDAYVEAMQQFKMTPSIVPVTDLRSWDFEKFGYDEALRILKGQGFATKTVLCANDRVALGVISAAYQLGLKVGHGADCDLRVAGHDDHPLSRYACPPLTTVAQNYNEIGRLAIELLLERLDEKSPAAKAGSGRILLNAELMLRSSA, encoded by the coding sequence ATGGAGGACTTTTCGGCCTTTGTCGGTCTGTCTCGCACCACGGTTTCCAAATATTTCAACGATCCCGGCTCGGTGCGGAAGAACACGCGCAGCGCCATCGAGGTGGCGCTGAAGAAATCCGACTTCCGGCCCTCGATGTTCGCCGTCAACCTCAATCGGCGCCGCAGCAACATCCTCGGCGTCATCATCCCGAATTCGACCGATCCGTTCTACATGGCGCTGACCCGCCGCATCGAGACGATCGCCAATGAAGCCGGCTTCCTGGCCTTCGTGCTGTCCTCCGACGGTCGCGCCGAAATGGAAGACCAGGCGATCCAGACGTTCAAGTCGATGAACATCGCCGGCGCCATCATCGCGCCGCTCGGCGTGCAGTCGCACCATCGCATCCTGGCGGAACTTGGCGCGAGTATCCCGCTGATCTATGTCGACTCGCCGCTCGACGAGACTTCTTCCTTCGTCGGCACCGACAACCGGCAGAGTTTCCGGCTCATCGTCGATTATCTGTGCCGGTCCGGCGCGCCGCCCTGCTACTTCGCCATGCCGCTCGTCAACAACAACGCACAGGCCCGGCAGGACGCCTATGTCGAGGCCATGCAGCAGTTCAAGATGACGCCGAGCATCGTGCCCGTCACCGACCTCAGGTCGTGGGACTTCGAGAAATTCGGTTATGACGAAGCGCTTCGCATCCTGAAGGGGCAGGGCTTTGCGACCAAGACGGTGCTTTGCGCCAACGACCGTGTCGCGCTCGGCGTGATCTCCGCCGCCTATCAGCTGGGGCTGAAGGTGGGCCATGGGGCGGACTGCGACCTGCGGGTCGCCGGGCATGACGACCATCCGCTGTCACGCTACGCCTGCCCGCCGCTCACGACGGTCGCGCAGAACTACAACGAGATCGGCCGCCTTGCCATCGAGCTTCTGCTGGAGAGGCTCGATGAAAAATCGCCGGCGGCAAAGGCAGGCAGCGGACGCATCCTGCTGAACGCCGAGCTGATGCTGCGAAGCTCGGCCTGA
- a CDS encoding SDR family oxidoreductase yields MSVEKVAVVTAGGSGMGAAAAKRLAADGFKVAILSSSGKGEALAKELGGLGVTGSNQSNDDLQRLADVTLERWGRIDVLVNSAGHGPRAPILEITDEQWHTGMDVYLMNVIRPVRIVAPQMVKQKAGAIVNISTAWAFEPSPMFPTSAVFRAGLAAYTKIFADKYAPDNVRMNNVLPGWIDSLPATEERRDSVPMQRYGKSEEIAATIAFLASEGAGYITGQNIRVDGGLIRSV; encoded by the coding sequence ATGAGTGTAGAAAAAGTAGCTGTTGTCACCGCTGGCGGCAGCGGCATGGGTGCGGCGGCGGCAAAGCGCCTGGCCGCCGATGGGTTCAAGGTCGCCATCCTTTCGTCCTCCGGCAAGGGCGAGGCGCTGGCCAAGGAGCTGGGCGGCCTCGGCGTCACCGGATCCAACCAGTCGAATGACGATTTGCAGCGCCTGGCGGACGTCACGCTCGAACGCTGGGGCCGCATCGACGTTCTGGTCAACAGCGCCGGCCACGGCCCGCGCGCGCCGATCCTGGAAATCACCGACGAGCAGTGGCACACCGGCATGGACGTCTATCTGATGAACGTCATCCGCCCGGTGCGCATCGTGGCACCCCAGATGGTCAAGCAGAAGGCCGGCGCCATCGTCAACATCTCGACAGCATGGGCATTCGAGCCGAGCCCGATGTTCCCGACCTCGGCGGTCTTCCGCGCCGGCCTTGCCGCCTACACGAAGATCTTCGCCGACAAATACGCACCCGACAATGTGCGCATGAACAACGTGCTGCCCGGTTGGATCGACAGCCTGCCCGCGACCGAGGAGCGCCGCGACAGCGTGCCGATGCAGCGCTACGGCAAATCGGAGGAGATCGCCGCCACCATCGCCTTCCTCGCCTCGGAAGGCGCCGGCTACATCACGGGCCAGAACATCCGCGTCGATGGCGGGTTGATCCGCTCGGTGTGA
- a CDS encoding LysR family transcriptional regulator, translating into MDRLGTLGIFVQAAEAGSFVAASRTLGLSSSAVGKAIARLEDSIGVRLFHRSTRSMTLTQEGSFYLDTCRRILSELDEAQAELSKSHTAPRGLLRVSLPLTGMLLMPALSAFMRAYPDIRLDLDFTDRLVDVIEEGFDAVIRTGDIRDTRLMSRKLGSFRHQVVASPDYLAPRGMPMVPEDLLHHKCLHHRYPSTGKLEQWPLSRDGVELRLDLPTTTIASTIEPLIHLAENGFGVTCLPPFAVKAQVANGSLRPLLEDYLSATGTFRILWPTSRYLSPKIRVFVDFMAANLFVR; encoded by the coding sequence ATGGACAGGCTGGGGACGCTCGGCATCTTCGTACAGGCCGCCGAGGCCGGCAGCTTTGTCGCGGCGAGCCGGACACTCGGGCTCTCAAGTTCAGCGGTAGGCAAAGCCATAGCGCGGCTCGAGGACAGTATCGGCGTGCGCCTGTTTCACCGCTCGACGCGAAGCATGACCCTGACCCAGGAAGGAAGCTTCTATCTCGATACCTGCCGGCGCATCCTGTCCGAACTCGATGAGGCGCAAGCCGAGCTTTCGAAATCCCATACCGCGCCGCGCGGTCTGCTGCGGGTCAGCCTTCCCTTGACGGGAATGCTGCTCATGCCCGCACTGTCCGCGTTCATGCGGGCGTATCCGGATATCAGGCTGGATCTCGATTTCACGGACCGCCTGGTCGATGTCATCGAGGAAGGTTTCGATGCCGTCATTCGAACCGGGGATATCAGGGACACCCGGCTCATGAGCCGCAAGCTCGGCAGCTTCCGCCACCAGGTCGTCGCCTCGCCCGATTATCTTGCGCCCAGGGGAATGCCGATGGTGCCGGAAGACCTGCTGCATCACAAATGTCTTCATCACCGCTACCCGAGCACGGGCAAGCTCGAACAATGGCCCCTGTCGCGCGACGGCGTGGAATTGCGGCTGGACCTGCCGACCACGACCATCGCCAGCACGATCGAGCCCCTCATCCATCTTGCCGAAAACGGCTTCGGCGTCACCTGCCTGCCGCCCTTTGCCGTCAAGGCGCAGGTTGCGAATGGCAGCCTGCGGCCGCTGCTCGAGGACTACCTTTCCGCGACAGGCACCTTCCGCATCCTCTGGCCAACGAGCCGCTATCTGTCGCCGAAGATCCGGGTCTTCGTGGATTTCATGGCCGCGAACCTGTTCGTGCGTTAG